Below is a genomic region from Tripterygium wilfordii isolate XIE 37 chromosome 12, ASM1340144v1, whole genome shotgun sequence.
TTGAAGAAAATGATTGGATGTATTGTTGGTTATGAACTGCATGTGTAATAATCtggttttttatttaaattcttCGAAGAATCAAAGTTTCTTATAAATTTGTAATAATGTCTTATTGAAGACTATGTAATTGTTGTTTTCATATGGTGATGGTCAATAATACTGGTAAAGTTTCTAATTGTTGGTTTGAATACTCGATAAGTGATCAGAGATGTAGGAAGATACGGAGAGAGAGGAACAATGCTTAAGAAAAACGAACAACGAACAGCTGAGGCAGAGCATAGAGGCATTTTAACAAACACCTGTTAAGCAATTATGATGTCTTCAAGTTgtacatgtttttcttttttcctataATTATTGATCTCTAATTCATGCAGCGTAGCTACTAATTGTGATAGTGAaggttgggaaaaaaaaaaaacaaagtgttCCGGGTCGATTCTAAGCCGGACAATATCACGTgcttatgaaatatttatatatctgaACCCTAATCCAGATTGAAtttcgaacgtacttaattgaccacacctggattgatttaaatctaaACAAGTAAACCAGACAATAACTTAATCTGGGTTAAGGTCCAAACTATTCAATTAGATAAGATTTATGTTTTTGGACACATACCTGATTTTAAATAGGACTTTTTTGTTTAGACCCAGATTTcatacatataacttatgtccaaatttgatttaattcggATCGAACAAATTTAATGATCAGGATCAAAGTACCGCATAAAGTTTTGTCATCCCTCGATAACCCAACAACTCTCCaagttgtgtgtgtgtgtgtgtgagatcAACTAACTGTCAATGCAAACCTACTTTTGTAGGCCTCCACGTGTTTAACACCACCCACATCGATCATTCCTCTCAACGTTACAATTctacatgtatatatttattcatTGCTCACTCAGAGAGCCAAAAACTAACTCAAGTCATCAGcaccagaaaaacaaaaatatggctGATCAGATAGTTTTCACACTTTCACAAGTTGCCCAACACAAATCCAAGAAAGACTGCTGGCTTATCATCCATGGAAGAGTATGCAACTCTCTCTCGCACATGCACACACATTATTATAGTAACTAAATAGCAGTTATGATATGGATCCCAACATCTATCTGGTATCACAATTATTCCAACagttgatatctcagttattCTAATTACTATGTTGTTGTACGCACAAGATTTTATTTGCATTATGTGGAGTCcacaaattcacttggatcTTATGCGTACAATTTAATTGTTGGGATATTTATCTTTTTCGGCTAAATAGTGATCAAAATGTTGTATTATTACATATTGAACAGGTACTGAACGTGACAAAGTTCTTGGAAGAACACCCAGGAGGAGAAGAGGTGTTATTGGAGTCAGCAGGAAAAGATGCAACAAAGGAATTCAAGGATATTGGACACAGCAAGGCAGCGGAAAACTTGCTCATCAAGTACCAGGTTGGTGTTCTCCAAGGTCACAACGTCAAGGATGGAGACATGAAGGAGGCTTCTTCTCCATCTAACACTAAAGAGATCAGGGCTTTTGTAATCAAGAACGACACCATATCAAAGTGCAAAGCTCTGCTTGATTTCTTTGTGCCGGTTTTAGCTGCTGCTTCCTACTTCAGTTTCAGATGCCTTACAAGGCCAGAGCAGATCTTCTAAAACGGATCATATGTGGATTCTATTGGGTTTATTTTCCCTAATAAATCAGAGTCTGATGTGTTtctgttcattttcttttctgaaaTTCTTCAACATGTAGTAAAAGCATGTTAAAGAAACGTTTTTTTATTAATGAGAACCAACTAATGTCATTAATGCATGAGATTTGTTTTGGAGATTATTGCTTCCTTTGGTAGATCATTTAAACTAGCATTTAAAATAGTATAAAGTAACATTTTTTACGAAATGCTACTAGAAGGTAGAGGCATTTCATAATCTTAACCTTCATTTTTTAGTGTTGAACATGTACCTAGACGAACCATTTTCACCACATTTACCTGAATAACTATTTTCACACGTggcaaaaaattaatcaagtactgaattcaaaactaaaactacATATATTACAGGATCAATTGGGACAAGCAACAATTCTCAAAACACTTTTAATCTGTTA
It encodes:
- the LOC120010705 gene encoding cytochrome b5-like, with the protein product MADQIVFTLSQVAQHKSKKDCWLIIHGRVLNVTKFLEEHPGGEEVLLESAGKDATKEFKDIGHSKAAENLLIKYQVGVLQGHNVKDGDMKEASSPSNTKEIRAFVIKNDTISKCKALLDFFVPVLAAASYFSFRCLTRPEQIF